In the Danio rerio strain Tuebingen ecotype United States chromosome 8, GRCz12tu, whole genome shotgun sequence genome, one interval contains:
- the LOC100329825 gene encoding DWNN domain-containing protein isoform 1 (isoform 1 is encoded by transcript variant 1): MSCVHYRFQSRLTYDSLQFEGLNISAGELKRQIMRSKRLKFCQLKISNAQTDEEYTDDALIPKNTSVIIRRIPAAGLKSSNRRFVGHQAGRWREPSPRADPSLLSLEQLLKGSRSAPHKRIRKSTGIPRSFLLEVDDPDRKGVMIDGSGRYVIPIIDAEAYAAEKRKRPSFSCQTEPLPSSSSAGAASSVRDAGGKRSRSPSSPETRGDQKRPRR, encoded by the exons atgtcttgtgttcactacaggttccagagtcgactcacctacgactcgctccagtttgaaggcctcaacatcagcgcgggggagctgaagcggcagatcatgaggagcaagaggctgaagttctgccagctgaagatcagcaacgcccagactgatgaag aatacacagatgatgctctcatccctaaaaacacgtcggtcatcatcagacggatccctgcggcgggactgaagtcctcaaacagaagatttgttgg acatcaagctggacgctggcgtgaaccttcacctagagctgatccttcactcctctcactggagcagttgttgaag ggcagccgctccgcgccgcacaagcgcatccggaagagcacagggattccccgcagcttcctgttggaggtggacgacccagaccgaaagggagtcatgatagacggcagcggccgatacgtcattcccatcatagacgc tgaggcctatgctgctgagaagagaaagaggccgtccttctcctgccagaccgagcctttgccctcctcgtcctcagcaggtgcggcatcttcggtccgggacgccggagggaaacggtcccgctccccatcttcaccagagacgcgcggcgaccagaagagaccacgtcgctga
- the LOC100006815 gene encoding DWNN domain-containing protein isoform X3, giving the protein MYQSSLCYYSSSEAMRLLGIPGHHIRHCPTNVGSRSAPHKRIRKSTGIPRSFLLEVDDPDRKGVMIDGSGRYVIPIIDAEAYAAEKRKRPSFSCQTEPLPSSSSAGAASSVRDAGGKRSRSPSSPETRGDQKRPRR; this is encoded by the exons atgtaccagtccagcctgtgctactactccagcag tgaggccatgaggctgcttgggatcccgggacaccacattaggcactgccccactaatgtg ggcagccgctccgcgccgcacaagcgcatccggaagagcacagggattccccgcagcttcctgttggaggtggacgacccagaccgaaagggagtcatgatagacggcagcggcagatacgtcattcccatcatagacgc tgaggcctatgctgctgagaagagaaagaggccgtccttctcctgccagaccgagcctttgccctcctcgtcctcagcaggtgcggcatcttcggtccgggacgccggagggaaacggtcccgctccccatcttcaccagagacgcgcggcgaccagaagagaccacgtcgctga
- the LOC100329825 gene encoding DWNN domain-containing protein isoform 2 (isoform 2 is encoded by transcript variant 2), whose product MSCVHYRFQSRLTYDSLQFEGLNISAGELKRQIMRSKRLKFCQLKISNAQTDEEYTDDALIPKNTSVIIRRIPAAGLKSSNRRFVGHQAGRWREPSPRADPSLLSLEQLLKTENLAEAKASEEDKLKAVMYQSSLCYYSSRAAAPRRTSASGRAQGFPAASCWRWTTQTERES is encoded by the exons atgtcttgtgttcactacaggttccagagtcgactcacctacgactcgctccagtttgaaggcctcaacatcagcgcgggggagctgaagcggcagatcatgaggagcaagaggctgaagttctgccagctgaagatcagcaacgcccagactgatgaag aatacacagatgatgctctcatccctaaaaacacgtcggtcatcatcagacggatccctgcggcgggactgaagtcctcaaacagaagatttgttgg acatcaagctggacgctggcgtgaaccttcacctagagctgatccttcactcctctcactggagcagttgttgaag actgagaatctggctgaggcaaaggcgtcagaggaggacaagctgaaagcggtgatgtaccagtccagcctgtgctactactccagcag ggcagccgctccgcgccgcacaagcgcatccggaagagcacagggattccccgcagcttcctgttggaggtggacgacccagaccgaaagggagtcatga
- the LOC100329825 gene encoding DWNN domain-containing protein isoform X1, whose product MSCVHYRFQSRLTYDSLQFEGLNISAGELKRQIMRSKRLKFCQLKISNAQTDEEYTDDALIPKNTSVIIRRIPAAGLKSSNRRFVGHQAGRWREPSPRADPSLLSLEQLLKTENLAEAKASEEDKLKAVMYQSSLCYYSSSEAMRLLGIPGHHIRHCPTNVGSRSAPHKRIRKSTGIPRSFLLEVDDPDRKGVMIDGSGRYVIPIIDAEAYAAEKRKRPSFSCQTEPLPSSSSAGAASSVRDAGGKRSRSPSSPETRGDQKRPRR is encoded by the exons atgtcttgtgttcactacaggttccagagtcgactcacctacgactcgctccagtttgaaggcctcaacatcagcgcgggggagctgaagcggcagatcatgaggagcaagaggctgaagttctgccagctgaagatcagcaacgcccagactgatgaag aatacacagatgatgctctcatccctaaaaacacgtcggtcatcatcagacggatccctgcggcgggactgaagtcctcaaacagaagatttgttgg acatcaagctggacgctggcgtgaaccttcacctagagctgatccttcactcctctcactggagcagttgttgaag actgagaatctggctgaggcaaaggcgtcagaggaggacaagctgaaagcggtgatgtaccagtccagcctgtgctactactccagcag tgaggccatgaggctgcttgggatcccgggacaccacattaggcactgccccactaatgtg ggcagccgctccgcgccgcacaagcgcatccggaagagcacagggattccccgcagcttcctgttggaggtggacgacccagaccgaaagggagtcatgatagacggcagcggccgatacgtcattcccatcatagacgc tgaggcctatgctgctgagaagagaaagaggccgtccttctcctgccagaccgagcctttgccctcctcgtcctcagcaggtgcggcatcttcggtccgggacgccggagggaaacggtcccgctccccatcttcaccagagacgcgcggcgaccagaagagaccacgtcgctga